The Arachis ipaensis cultivar K30076 chromosome B07, Araip1.1, whole genome shotgun sequence genome includes a window with the following:
- the LOC107607039 gene encoding uncharacterized protein LOC107607039 — protein MDAYSGYNQIQMHPSDQNKTAFITEYGNYCYKVMPFGLKNAGATYQRLMDKIFTKQLGRNIEVYVDDMVAKTKIGNNHLDDLTEIFGQLRKYNMRLNHEKCAFGVQSGKFLGFMLTSRGIEANPEKCRAIVNMTSPQTIKEVQRLTGRLATLSRFLPCLAYKSSCFFQTLKTKKAFQWTDECEQAFTTLKETLSKPPILHTPLQGEPRFLYLSVTNWAISSALVAKREKKQFPIYFTSKTLQNAELRYPSIEKLALALVFSARRLRPYFQSHEIHVRTDQPLRQVLQKPELAGRLVKWSVELSEFDIKYEGRASIKSQFLADFIAEFSVPNITEDYIEWSLYVDGSSNPHGCGAGIILDDGHGNVIEHSLNFSFKASNNQSEYEELIAGLRLAADLNITELKVYCDSLLVVQHVNNLYQVKDPLLSKYLDVVHNLLSKFTKYEIQHIPRESNGRADILSKLASTQPKRSSLYQSKLLNPSVELTYVLSVTQETDWSSPFIQYLQTGVFPGDVKNARHFRRQASFYTIFNNCLYRRGFSHPLLKCLCRSEAELALAEAHEGICGTHLGARSLYSKILRAGLYWPTIRQDCQAKVKSCNSCQKHSSITHLPAEPLHCSEISWPFNQWGIDILGLFPTAAGQVKFLVVAIDYFSKWIEAQPLAKITSQQMLSFVWKYIICRFGIPRHIITDNGRQFADKKFTSFLQNLKIKHHFSSVEHPQTNGLAEAANKVILHALRKKLDDAKSLWAELIPEILWGYNTTIHSTTKETPFRLVYGSDAMIPVEISQSSLRTELADQTTQDMARQTELDLIEELRSSTAIKHLAMQQHIARRYNKQTQPRSFQVHDLVLQKTEQARKPPAHGKLAANWEGLYRVIEVIGNGAYRLQTLEGKDLPST, from the coding sequence atggatgcctattctggttataaccagatccaAATGCACCCATCCGACCAAAATAAGACGGCCTTTATTACTGAATATGGAAACTATTGTTATAAAGTCATGCCATTTGGCCTTAAGAATGCAGGTGCGACATATCAGCGTCTGATGGACAAAATCTTCACCAAACAACTCGGCAGGAACATCGAAGTCTACGTAGACGATATGGTCGCCAAGACAAAGATCGGCAATAACCACCTTGACGACCTCACAGAAATCTTCGGACAGCTAAGAAAATACAACATGCGgttaaatcatgaaaagtgcgcATTTGGGGTTCAAAGTGGTaaattcctcggcttcatgctcACTAGCCGAGGTATTGAAGCAAATCCTGAAAAATGCCGAGCTATTGTAAACATGACAAGCCCACAAACCATCAAGGAAGTCCAGCGGTTAACAGGGAGACTTGCTACACTTTCTAGATTCTTACCTTGCCTAGCTTATAAATCTTCATGTTTTTTCCAaactttaaaaacaaaaaaagctttcCAATGGACTGATGAATGTGAACAGGCATTTACAACTTTAAAAGAAACTCTTTCAAAACCACCAATTTTACACACACCCCTACAAGGGGAGCCACGATTCTTATATTTGTCTGTCACTAACTGGGCTATAAGCTCTGCTCTTGTCGCAAAAAGGGAGAAGAAACAGTTCCCAATCTACTTCACCAGCAAGACCTTACAGAACGCCGAGCTTCGTTACCCGAGCATTGAGAAGCTGGCACTCGCGCTTGTCTTCTCAGCCAGAAgactccgaccatactttcaGAGCCATGAAATCCATGTTAGAACAGATCAACCTTTGCGACAAGTGCTCCAGAAGCCTGAACTGGCTGGCCGACTAGTCAAATGGTCGGTGGAACTATCGGAATTCGATATCAAGTACGAAGGCCGAGCATCCATCAAATCACAGTttttggccgactttatcgccgaGTTCTCAGTACCGAATATAACTGAAGATTACATCGAATGGTCTTTATACGTCGACGGGTCCTCTAACCCACACGGGTGTGGCGCAGGTATTATACTTGATGATGGCCACGGCAACGTCATCGAACATTCCCTCAACTTCTCATTTAAGGCGAGCAACAATCAAAGTGAGTACGAGGAATTAATTGCCGGCCTAAGACTCGCTGCCGACCTTAACATCACTGAACTTAAGGTATACTGCGACTCCTTACTTGTCGTCCAACATGTAAACAACCTATACCAAGTAAAGGACCCCTTGCTCTCTAAATACCTGGATGTCGTACACAATTTACTTTCAAAATTTACCAAATATGAAATACAGCACATACCAAGGGAGAGCAATGGCCGAGCTGACATTCTGTCTAAGCTCGCCAGTACTCAACCAAAAAGGTCGTCGCTTTATCAGTCAAAACTACTCAATCCAAGCGTTGAACTAACATATGTCTTAAGTGTAACACAGGAAACAGATTGGAGCTCCCCATTCATACAATATCTCCAGACAGGGGTCTTTCCAGGCGACGTCAAAAATGCTCGGCATTTCCGCCGACAAGCCTCCTTTTATACAATTTTTAATAATTGCCTATATAGACGAGGATTTTCCCATCCATTACTCAAATGTCTTTGCAGATCAGAAGCCGAGCTTGCACTTGCTGAAGCACATGAAGGGATCTGTGGTACACACCTCGGAGCCCGAAGTCTGTATTCGAAAATCCTCAGAGCTGGATTATATTGGCCAACAATACGACAGGATTGCCAAGCAAAAGTTAAAAGCTGTAACAGCTGCCAAAAACACAGTTCGATTACACATCTCCCGGCTGAACCCCTACACTGCTCTGAGATTAGTTGGCCGTTCAACCAATGGGGCATAGATATCCTCGGACTTTTCCCCACAGCAGCAGGTCAGGTTAAATTCCTTGTGGTAGCAATTGATTATTtctccaaatggatagaggcacaaCCTCTAGCCAAAATTACATCACAACAAATGCTTTCTTTTGTTTGGAAATATATTATTTGTCGATTCGGCATACCTCGGCACATTATCACCGATAATGGTCGCCAGTTTGCCGATAAAAAATTTACATCTTTCTTGCAGAACTTGAAAATCAAACACCATTTCTCATCAGTAGAGCACCCACAAACAAACGGGCTAGCTGAAGCCGCAAATAAAGTAATATTACATGCTCTAAGAAAGAAGCTGGACGATGCAAAAAGCCTCTGGGCCGAGCTTATCCCAGAAATCCTATGGGGATACAATACAACAATACactcaaccacaaaggagacacctttccgcttagtttacgGCTCAGACGCAATGATACCCGTGGAGATCTCTCAATCCTCACTACGCACAGAGTTGGCTGATCAAACTACACAAGACATGGCCAGGCAAACCGAACTTGATCTTATTGAAGAACTAAGGTCGTCCACAGCAATCAAACATTTAGCCATGCAGCAGCACATTGCCCGAAGATATAACAAACAAACTCAACCAAGGTCTTTCCAAGTCCACGACCTCGTGCTCCAAAAAACAGAACAAGCTAGGAAACCACCAGCACATGGCAAACTAGCAGCTAATTGGGAAGGCCTTTACCGCGTCATAGAAGTAATCGGCAATGGAGCTTATCGACTACAAACACTAGAGGGTAAAGATCTCCCTAGCACTTGA
- the LOC107607041 gene encoding exocyst complex component EXO70B1-like, which produces MASLVFKIQRWLKQPKVWRFVGFASTVIGLLFYAMSSAFNSLFGEWNLLKTFLYSVLSFIICVTVLFAKAWEHSSNLRIKAHMAFFVLTITSFYSFFFDKAAKGKPDAYGLVSCAAFAVMSLSLSRRTRCGFEVDMLYFFLGALIVQLMKIKWVLGIAGAGFSYFLIVLFSWLDDPQPEENGYIELQDQPQVIIQVGSLQPRESNASSGSAPVSTQPEANIQDQATIDGDSHSQKANADFALIKPHLLVSLKALKKQNQKIFGLLYGQSLVDSIQHDHNLFTDVIPLKIINRLNGAVKIAAANGFEKEWCQLYSSCRREFLHQCLSKLELEDLNNIDKNTLDRISSWREGFRIAIHKLFPAERRLCNRVFFGFSSLEDLTFMLICKELTVYFLNFANTVANTTPFENSWRSTLASQVEMFRGMCDMIPGLESVFPDQHSALLKIEAMMTRQRLGEKIRDVFKDMENLICCDSAIVDVVGDVDVLTYNIMYGLSVALRNWDIIEKALIEYPMGINKGGSYPSLSSQIARIVELLDNHLEAKCKTYTDPALGHVAMLNNVTFITQRVLHHPSIARFRSDNYSSANIWDEDWMKKCTAKIRQNLEDYKRSSWNEVLGLLKLDNNESLENNVAAESMKEKLKLFNVQFEEICCTQSKWFARDDIRKEIIVSVENILLPAYGSFVGRLQDVLGKAAYDYIQYGMLDIQDRLNRLFLGDKRMSR; this is translated from the coding sequence ATGGCGTCCTTGGTCTTCAAGATTCAGAGGTGGCTGAAGCAGCCAAAGGTATGGAGATTTGTGGGTTTTGCTTCAACTGTGATTGGCCTCTTATTTTATGCTATGAGCTCTGCCTTCAACTCTTTATTTGGCGAGTGGAACTTGCTCAAAACGTTTCTCTATAGCGTTCTGAGCTTCATCATCTGTGTTACTGTGTTATTTGCAAAGGCATGGGAACACTCAAGTAATCTTAGGATAAAAGCTCACATGGCATTCTTTGTACTGACCATCACTTCATTCTATTCCTTTTTCTTTGATAAAGCTGCCAAGGGGAAGCCGGATGCATATGGTCTGGTTTCTTGTGCTGCGTTTGCAGTGATGTCACTCAGTTTGTCAAGACGCACTCGCTGCGGATTTGAAGTGGACATGCTATATTTCTTTTTGGGAGCTCTGATAGTACAACTCATGAAGATAAAATGGGTGTTGGGTATAGCTGGAGCAGGTTTCAGTTATTTCCTAATCGTTCTCTTTTCTTGGTTAGATGATCCACAACCTGAAGAAAATGGATATATTGAACTCCAAGATCAGCCTCAAGTGATCATTCAGGTAGGTTCACTACAACCACGAGAATCCAATGCTAGCAGTGGTAGTGCTCCTGTTTCCACACAACCAGAGGCCAATATTCAAGATCAAGCAACCATTGATGGGGATTCACATTCGCAAAAAGCCAATGCTGATTTTGCTCTTATAAAGCCACATCTGTTGGTTTCTTTAAAAGCACTTAAGAAACAGAACCAGAAAATTTTTGGCTTGCTTTACGGCCAGTCTTTGGTAGATTCCATTCAGCATGACCACAACTTGTTTACTGACGTGATTCCATTGAAAATTATCAATCGCCTTAATGGAGCTGTTAAAATTGCGGCTGCCAATGGGTTTGAGAAGGAGTGGTGCCAGTTATACAGCAGTTGTCGCAGAGAGTTCTTGCACCAGTGCCTTTCCAAGTTAGAGTTGGAAGACTTAAACAACATAGACAAGAACACATTGGACAGGATTTCAAGTTGGAGAGAAGGTTTTCGTATTGCAATCCACAAATTGTTTCCTGCCGAAAGGAGACTTTGCAATCGTGTTTTCTTTGGATTCTCCTCCCTTGAAGATCTGACTTTCATGTTGATTTGCAAAGAACTCACCGTTTATTTCCTAAACTTTGCAAATACTGTTGCAAATACTACTCCATTTGAAAACAGTTGGAGAAGTACTTTAGCAAGCCAAGTGGAAATGTTTAGGGGCATGTGTGACATGATACCTGGATTGGAATCGGTGTTCCCTGATCAGCACAGTGCGCTACTAAAAATTGAAGCAATGATGACTCGACAAAGATTGGGTGAGAAGATTAGGGATGTTTTCAAAGACATGGAGAATCTGATTTGCTGTGATTCAGCTATTGTGGATGTTGTAGGTGACGTTGATGTGCTTACCTACAACATCATGTATGGTCTTAGTGTAGCATTGAGAAATTGGGATATAATTGAGAAGGCTCTCATAGAGTATCCCATGGGCATTAATAAAGGGGGATCTTATCCTTCACTTTCTTCCCAGATAGCTCGGATAGTGGAGTTGCTGGATAACCACTTAGAAGCCAAATGCAAAACCTACACTGATCCTGCTTTGGGACATGTTGCCATGTTGAATAATGTCACGTTCATCACACAAAGGGTACTGCATCATCCTTCCATAGCCCGATTTCGGAGCGATAACTACAGTTCCGCTAACATTTGGGATGAAGATTGGATGAAAAAGTGCACAGCGAAAATTCGGCAAAACCTTGAAGATTATAAAAGAAGTTCATGGAATGAGGTGCTGGGCTTATTGAAGCTGGATAACAATGAATCACTGGAAAATAATGTAGCAGCTGAGTCCATGAAAGAGAAGCTAAAGTTGTTCAACGTTCAATTTGAGGAGATATGCTGCACTCAGTCTAAATGGTTTGCTAGGGATGATATACGGAAAGAGATAATAGTATCCGTAGAAAACATTTTGTTACCAGCATATGGAAGCTTCGTTGGAAGGCTCCAGGATGTTCTCGGTAAGGCTGCTTATGACTATATACAGTATGGAATGCTTGACATTCAAGATCGACTCAACCGCCTTTTTCTTGGAGACAAGCGGATGAGTCGGTAG
- the LOC107607040 gene encoding uncharacterized protein LOC107607040, which translates to MAEQPPPSPSELLRMVTELRQAMAEENQRVTEEAEQQSGPTHVSNTARQEEEQPQHNEEAQKNTENDDQKSSPGPFTAEVMNFVLPRRFTLPTTLTPYDGLGDPKKYIKKFTSIMIVNGSISRFRDISKPFEEHFAGSAIYLHDSDYLNAVKQGQHESLKDYMTRFIKIAINIPDLHPEVELHAIKSGLRPGKFQETIAVAKPKTMAEFREKAKGQIDIEELRQARKIEKPHYKDDDKPQDSKKNFKPIPRYETYTKFNTKRNDIIKEILNSKLIKPPRKAGNYPDSKGTDRSKYCSFHQKHGHNTDDCVIAKDLLERLARQGYLDKFISGHMQRRAPPPGDQSSATQHNRDRDRPNNNHHELPTRTINCISGGFAGGGATSSARKRSYRAILSINADQSQQ; encoded by the exons ATGGCGGAACAACCTCCACCCTCGCCATCCGAACTGCTCCGGATGGTGACTGAGTTGCGACAAGCCATGGCTGAGGAGAACCAAAGAGTG ACGGAAGAAGCCGAGCAGCAGTCAGGGCCAACACATGTCTCAAACACTGCTCGACAAGAAGAGGAACAGCCCCAACACAATGAGGAAGCTcagaaaaacacagaaaatgACGATCAGAAAAGCTCCCCCGGACCATTCACGGCGGAAGTAATGAACTTCGTGCTACCCCGAAGGTTTACTCTACCAACCACCCTAACTCCATATGATGGGTTAGGTGACCCAAAGAAATACATCAAAAAGTTCACCTCcataatgatagtaaacg GTTCCATTTCTCGATTCCGAGACATATCAAAACCCTTTGAGGAGCACTTCGCTGGATCCGCCATCTACCTTCACGACTCCGACTACCTGAACGCAGTCAAGCAAGGCCAGCACGAAAGCCTCAAGGACTACATGACGCGCTTCATAAAGATAGCCATAAACATACCCGATCTCCACCCCGAGGTAGAACTACACGCCATAAAAAGTGGATTAAGACCAGGAAAGTTCCAGGAAACTATTGCTGTGGCCAAACCAAAAACTATGGCCGAATTCCGTGAAAAAGCTAAAGGACAGATTGACATCGAAGAGCTCCGACAAGCTCGGAAAATAGAAAAGCCTCATTATAAAGATGACGACAAGCCACAGGACAGCAAGAAGAATTTCAAACCAATCCCACGATATGAGACCTACACCAAATTCAACACCAAGCGCAATGACATCATCAAGGAGATCTTGAATTCGAAGTTAATCAAGCCACCACGAAAAGCTGGCAATTACCCAGATTCAAAAGGCACTGACCGATCAAAGTACTGCTCTTTCCACCAGAAGCACGGACACAATACTGATGACTGCGTCATCGCCAAAGACCTGTTGGAGCGATTAGCTCGGCAAGGTTATCTGGACAAATTCATCAGCGGCCACATGCAGCGGCGAGCACCTCCTCCAGGAGACCAAAGCTCGGCTACACAACATAACCGAGATAGAGACCGACCGAACAATAACCATCATGAACTACCAACACGTACAATTAACTGTATTTCCGGAGGTTTTGCAGGTGGAGGAGCCACAAGTTCAGCAAGGAAAAGATCTTACCGAGCTATCCTTTCCATCAATGCCGATCAAAGTCAACAATAG